Proteins encoded together in one Thermodesulforhabdus norvegica window:
- a CDS encoding type II toxin-antitoxin system death-on-curing family toxin encodes MRYLTTDEVIPIHERILEKFGGAGGLRDWKSLDSAVQRPRAAFGGKELYPDLFTKAAVLSHSLVLNHPFADGNRRTAWEAMKRFLGENGMRLRAKAEEIVELMLRIADKSLEVKQIAEWLEEHSRKLKPGS; translated from the coding sequence ATGAGATATCTCACCACCGATGAGGTCATCCCCATCCACGAGCGTATTCTGGAGAAGTTCGGCGGAGCTGGAGGACTCAGGGATTGGAAGTCCCTGGACTCCGCAGTCCAGCGTCCCAGGGCAGCCTTTGGAGGGAAAGAACTCTATCCGGATCTCTTCACGAAAGCGGCGGTGCTGAGCCACTCCCTCGTCCTTAATCATCCCTTTGCGGACGGGAACAGGCGGACCGCATGGGAGGCGATGAAGCGATTCCTTGGGGAGAACGGGATGCGGCTGAGGGCGAAAGCTGAAGAGATTGTCGAGCTTATGCTCCGCATTGCAGACAAGAGCCTAGAGGTCAAACAGATCGCCGAGTGGCTTGAAGAACATTCTCGTAAACTGAAGCCGGGATCCTAA
- a CDS encoding sulfotransferase family protein, translating into MLDPRIYWGRFRDVAIDRPIFLLGVQGGGLTLLSRMLRRHPEVVSVTGNHRYWSGADEMHTVFGPILPPELTGTRYKVPAAEHPLYNPPRSWTYACEELLPYYRKTAKDATPEIKRGLERVVRYCLRRYAPGRRARFIDKSQVYTVRVSLIRELLKEYNPRFVLVVNNPYAACYRAALGKAQDMERLKGKLSFQERLEICAQHWANSIHCALEDKADDMLIVRFEDLLREPEGTLRRICEHVELEFRKDMLPAPHHKVPFGSRFQDRWYPLNSRRALHYMEKATGKQIQSIEKYCGTIALRFHYSNPNKGEDKL; encoded by the coding sequence ATGCTGGATCCTCGGATCTACTGGGGCCGCTTCAGGGATGTGGCCATTGACCGTCCCATCTTCCTGCTCGGAGTCCAGGGCGGCGGCCTGACGCTCCTCTCCCGGATGCTCCGGCGCCATCCCGAGGTGGTCTCCGTGACGGGGAACCATCGGTACTGGTCGGGGGCCGACGAGATGCACACGGTCTTCGGGCCGATCTTGCCGCCGGAACTTACCGGCACCCGCTACAAGGTCCCGGCAGCCGAGCACCCCCTCTACAATCCCCCGCGTAGCTGGACCTACGCCTGCGAAGAGCTTCTGCCCTACTATCGCAAGACGGCGAAGGACGCAACGCCCGAAATCAAGAGAGGGCTGGAGCGGGTGGTCCGCTATTGCTTGAGGCGTTACGCCCCCGGTCGTAGAGCCAGGTTCATCGACAAAAGCCAAGTCTACACGGTGCGCGTCTCCCTCATCCGGGAGCTTCTGAAGGAATACAACCCCAGGTTTGTGCTGGTGGTCAACAACCCCTACGCGGCCTGCTACCGGGCGGCGCTGGGGAAGGCCCAGGACATGGAGCGGCTGAAGGGGAAGCTTTCTTTTCAGGAGCGCTTGGAAATCTGTGCCCAGCACTGGGCTAACTCTATTCACTGTGCCCTGGAGGATAAAGCAGATGATATGCTGATAGTGCGCTTTGAGGACCTCCTGAGAGAGCCCGAAGGTACCCTCCGCAGGATCTGCGAGCACGTGGAGCTTGAGTTTCGTAAAGATATGCTCCCGGCCCCTCACCATAAGGTTCCTTTTGGTTCAAGATTCCAGGATAGGTGGTACCCATTAAATTCCAGGCGGGCGTTACATTACATGGAAAAAGCTACAGGGAAGCAAATTCAAAGCATCGAAAAATATTGCGGAACAATTGCACTAAGATTTCACTATAGTAACCCTAATAAAGGGGAGGACAAACTGTGA
- a CDS encoding NAD-dependent epimerase/dehydratase family protein codes for MINTNILEARRINGAGRFFFSSSACVCPQYKQRSPNLTPLKEEDAWPAEPEEGYGLEKLCQYYREDHGLETRVARFHNVYGPLGTYEGGKEKAPAALCRKIALAKDGDEIEIWGDGNQTRSFLHIDDCLEEIYKLVRSDYPHPLNIGFDRLLTINELVAIIAKIAGKKMRKRHDLTKPQGARPEQRQRQARGLEQSSQAFSCQPVLCSGCCFHRAAGCRDLR; via the coding sequence TTGATCAACACAAACATACTGGAAGCCCGTAGGATCAACGGTGCCGGCCGTTTCTTCTTCTCTTCCTCGGCCTGTGTCTGTCCACAATACAAGCAGAGGAGTCCCAATCTTACGCCCCTCAAGGAGGAGGACGCCTGGCCGGCGGAGCCCGAGGAGGGCTACGGCCTGGAGAAGCTCTGTCAATACTATCGCGAGGACCACGGCCTGGAAACCAGGGTGGCCCGCTTCCACAACGTATACGGTCCGCTGGGGACCTATGAAGGGGGCAAGGAGAAAGCACCGGCCGCCCTTTGTCGGAAGATTGCCTTGGCGAAGGATGGCGATGAGATCGAAATCTGGGGTGACGGCAACCAAACGCGCTCCTTCCTTCATATTGACGACTGCCTGGAAGAGATTTACAAACTTGTGCGGTCCGATTATCCTCATCCATTGAACATCGGCTTCGATAGGTTGCTCACGATCAACGAGCTCGTGGCAATCATCGCCAAGATCGCGGGAAAGAAGATGCGCAAGCGGCACGATCTCACCAAACCCCAAGGGGCGCGGCCGGAACAGCGACAACGCCAAGCCCGTGGGCTCGAACAAAGTTCACAAGCTTTTAGTTGTCAACCAGTATTATGCTCCGGATGTTGCTTCCACCGAGCAGCTGGCTGCCGAGATCTGCGGTAG
- a CDS encoding NAD-dependent epimerase/dehydratase family protein has protein sequence MKKALVLGAGGFIGHHMVRRLKKEGFWVRGVDLKYPEFCDVEADDFVLGDLRDSYLCKQVVDQKFDEVYQFAADMGGAGYVFTGENDANIMHNSALINLNVLEACYRRNVKRIFYSSSACIYPKYNQEDPENPLCAEDSAYPALPDSEYGWEKLFSERLYLAFHRNYGMEVRIARYHNIFGPEGSWNDGREKAPAALCRKVAVAKLKGLDSIEVWGDGKQTRSFLYVDECLEGTLRLMRSDWTGPVNIGSEEMVTIDQLAHMIMDIAGVRLKILHIPGPVGVKGRNSDNRLIYKKLGWKPSMPLRYGLEITYRWVEEQVKIALDKGLL, from the coding sequence GTGAAAAAAGCATTGGTTCTAGGAGCCGGTGGTTTTATAGGCCATCACATGGTTAGGAGATTGAAAAAAGAGGGTTTCTGGGTGAGAGGTGTTGATTTAAAGTATCCTGAATTTTGCGATGTTGAAGCGGATGACTTTGTGCTTGGAGATTTAAGAGATTCATATCTGTGCAAGCAGGTCGTGGATCAAAAATTTGACGAAGTTTATCAGTTCGCTGCGGATATGGGCGGCGCCGGATATGTTTTTACCGGGGAAAATGATGCAAACATTATGCATAACTCTGCTCTCATAAACCTTAATGTTCTGGAAGCATGTTATCGTCGCAATGTAAAAAGAATTTTTTATTCTTCTTCGGCATGCATTTATCCTAAATACAACCAAGAGGATCCCGAGAATCCTCTTTGCGCTGAAGACAGTGCCTATCCAGCCTTGCCCGATAGTGAGTATGGATGGGAAAAGCTTTTTAGTGAACGGCTCTATCTGGCCTTCCACAGAAATTATGGGATGGAGGTCAGGATTGCCCGTTATCATAATATTTTCGGGCCTGAGGGATCCTGGAATGATGGGCGAGAGAAAGCGCCTGCTGCACTGTGCCGAAAGGTGGCGGTGGCTAAGTTGAAGGGTCTGGATTCCATAGAAGTTTGGGGAGATGGAAAGCAGACAAGGAGTTTCTTGTATGTTGATGAATGCCTAGAAGGCACATTGCGTCTAATGCGTTCTGACTGGACTGGCCCTGTAAATATTGGCTCTGAGGAGATGGTAACTATTGATCAGCTTGCGCATATGATTATGGATATCGCGGGCGTTCGTTTGAAAATCCTGCACATTCCCGGACCTGTAGGAGTCAAAGGCAGGAATTCTGATAACAGGCTGATTTACAAAAAGCTGGGGTGGAAACCTTCAATGCCTTTAAGATATGGGCTCGAGATAACCTACAGATGGGTTGAGGAACAGGTTAAAATTGCTCTGGACAAGGGGCTATTGTGA
- a CDS encoding type II toxin-antitoxin system HicA family toxin has product MRRVRQKGSHVFYRHPDGRTTTVPHHPGRDLARPLIREILRDIELTPEQFREVLKCR; this is encoded by the coding sequence TTGAGGAGGGTTCGCCAGAAAGGAAGCCACGTCTTTTATCGCCATCCTGATGGGCGGACGACCACGGTTCCACATCATCCGGGAAGAGATCTGGCCAGGCCCCTTATCCGGGAGATTTTGCGCGATATCGAGCTGACTCCTGAGCAGTTTCGGGAGGTGTTGAAATGTCGATAG
- a CDS encoding type II toxin-antitoxin system HicB family antitoxin has protein sequence MKTFVAYIEWDPETRLYVGIVPGVPGAHTQGATLDELQKNLKEVLELCLEENPELRVAPPHFVGLQQVEVGE, from the coding sequence ATGAAGACCTTCGTAGCTTATATTGAGTGGGACCCTGAAACAAGGCTCTATGTAGGAATAGTGCCCGGAGTTCCCGGGGCGCATACACAAGGAGCTACTCTGGATGAACTACAGAAGAATTTGAAAGAAGTGCTGGAGCTCTGCCTAGAGGAAAACCCGGAACTGAGGGTAGCTCCGCCCCATTTCGTAGGGCTACAACAAGTCGAGGTCGGTGAGTGA
- a CDS encoding type II toxin-antitoxin system HicB family antitoxin, with protein MRREFYVVIEKDEDGFYVGEVPGLRACYSQGRTIDELLENIKEVILMCLEEVGEEPPPEFVGVQRVSIE; from the coding sequence ATGAGAAGGGAGTTCTATGTTGTTATAGAAAAAGACGAGGACGGGTTCTATGTAGGTGAGGTACCCGGCTTGCGCGCTTGCTATTCCCAAGGGAGAACCATCGACGAGCTTCTGGAAAATATAAAAGAGGTTATCCTTATGTGCTTGGAGGAAGTTGGGGAGGAACCCCCTCCGGAATTCGTCGGTGTTCAGAGGGTTTCCATTGAATGA
- a CDS encoding glycosyltransferase family 4 protein, translating into MGVRLMVLNQYYAPDLASTGQIAAELCEEMARNGFEILVVTAQPSYTSSSPQAPSFEFRNGVHIHRVPLLGPRGREKLHIRLSGYLQFLLKGFFLARRLADEMHPEYVVTFHNPPLVPVLGAYLARKQGCRFVYILYDIHPDILLATGWKLPRILVKLWEKQNQCIFGQADAIVVLGEGMKQTLLQKGVPSSKIKIIPLWGRPELSPVGADSLIRHELEIGDQELVLLYAGNMGVMHPLEPLINAAKLLRNLPVRFVFLGDGVKREQLRTRVRQENLHNVIFLPFQPENRFVRLVAMADACFVVLEPGLENLAFPSRTFTFLSAGKPIIAFMSPKAEVAKIVERDGCGWNVTNTEQLVDLVRRMFEDRNEIGVKSQKARRVYEERFSRSKIIGSYIELFS; encoded by the coding sequence ATGGGTGTTCGTTTAATGGTCTTGAATCAGTATTATGCCCCTGATTTGGCTTCTACGGGCCAGATTGCAGCCGAGCTTTGCGAGGAGATGGCGAGGAATGGGTTTGAAATACTTGTTGTCACGGCGCAGCCAAGCTATACCTCATCTTCACCCCAGGCTCCCAGCTTTGAATTCCGTAATGGGGTACATATACACCGCGTTCCACTGCTAGGTCCCCGAGGGCGCGAGAAACTTCATATTAGGTTATCGGGATATCTGCAATTTTTACTTAAGGGGTTTTTTCTTGCTCGGCGTTTAGCTGATGAAATGCACCCCGAATACGTTGTTACCTTCCATAACCCCCCGTTGGTTCCTGTGCTTGGTGCATATCTGGCTCGAAAGCAAGGGTGTCGCTTTGTTTATATTCTCTATGATATTCATCCCGATATTTTGCTTGCTACAGGATGGAAACTCCCCAGGATTTTAGTCAAACTATGGGAAAAGCAAAACCAATGTATTTTTGGACAGGCCGATGCAATTGTAGTATTGGGAGAGGGAATGAAGCAGACTCTTCTCCAAAAGGGCGTTCCCTCTTCTAAAATAAAGATCATTCCGTTATGGGGACGGCCTGAATTGTCACCGGTGGGGGCGGATTCGCTTATCCGCCATGAATTAGAGATAGGTGATCAAGAACTGGTTCTTCTTTACGCTGGCAACATGGGGGTTATGCATCCCTTAGAGCCGCTGATAAATGCTGCAAAGCTTCTACGGAATTTGCCCGTCCGTTTTGTTTTCCTTGGTGATGGTGTCAAACGTGAGCAGTTGAGGACTCGGGTTAGGCAGGAGAACCTGCATAATGTCATCTTTCTACCCTTTCAGCCGGAAAATCGTTTTGTCCGCCTTGTTGCCATGGCCGATGCTTGTTTCGTCGTGTTAGAACCTGGATTGGAGAACCTGGCTTTCCCTTCAAGAACTTTTACCTTCTTGTCTGCGGGTAAACCTATTATTGCCTTCATGTCTCCAAAGGCTGAAGTAGCTAAAATAGTTGAAAGGGACGGGTGTGGCTGGAACGTAACAAATACAGAGCAGTTAGTTGACTTGGTACGGAGGATGTTTGAAGACCGAAACGAGATTGGGGTTAAAAGCCAGAAAGCTCGAAGGGTCTATGAAGAAAGATTTTCTCGAAGCAAGATTATAGGATCATACATTGAGCTTTTTTCTTGA
- a CDS encoding glycosyltransferase family 4 protein codes for MKVAFFFPASRWWLGYGTSLPETQGIPAARTKEALERKGIEVLHLDLWEREQDFDLLHIFGAGYEIEKFIKMAKWRGIPVVVTANDFSAKPLWKWYLARTIDPLIPISTMYRMRQTIYDIVDRIICSSRSEALQLSKRFRINTSKVRIVPHGVDKELFANANPELFIKHFGISDFVLQVARINRAKGQVRLIHALEGTGLDVVFIGSLVPVGETVNPEEQQEFLRLVKKLPWVHYVGELKNDDPLLASAYAAAKVHVLPSQWEILGMVTLEACAAGTAAISGRYPPIYEYLGDRILYCDPMDINSIRKSVLKAYEEGPKPGVREYVLSNFSWDHIANLLIDIYQEVLHEKQS; via the coding sequence GGACCAAGGAAGCACTAGAACGAAAAGGCATTGAAGTTTTACATCTTGATCTATGGGAACGAGAGCAAGATTTCGATCTGTTGCACATATTTGGCGCAGGATATGAAATTGAGAAATTTATAAAAATGGCAAAATGGAGAGGCATCCCTGTCGTCGTAACAGCTAACGATTTTTCGGCTAAACCTTTATGGAAGTGGTATCTTGCCCGCACCATCGACCCTCTCATTCCAATCTCTACTATGTATCGTATGCGACAAACGATTTATGATATCGTTGACAGAATTATTTGTTCTTCAAGAAGTGAGGCACTGCAACTTTCCAAGCGCTTCCGTATTAACACATCGAAAGTGCGAATAGTGCCCCACGGAGTTGATAAAGAGCTTTTTGCTAATGCCAATCCTGAGCTTTTTATCAAACATTTCGGCATAAGTGACTTTGTCCTTCAGGTCGCGCGCATTAATCGTGCAAAGGGACAAGTACGCCTTATACACGCTTTAGAAGGAACGGGGCTTGATGTGGTTTTTATAGGGTCTTTGGTTCCAGTAGGTGAAACGGTGAATCCGGAAGAGCAACAAGAGTTTTTACGGTTGGTCAAGAAGCTTCCCTGGGTTCATTATGTTGGGGAACTCAAAAATGATGATCCTCTTCTTGCATCAGCCTATGCAGCAGCCAAGGTTCATGTGCTTCCTAGTCAATGGGAAATTCTAGGCATGGTAACACTAGAAGCTTGTGCAGCAGGGACTGCAGCGATATCTGGTCGATATCCTCCTATTTACGAGTACTTGGGAGATCGTATCCTTTATTGTGACCCTATGGATATTAATTCTATCCGAAAGAGTGTTCTTAAAGCCTATGAGGAAGGACCAAAGCCAGGAGTGAGAGAATACGTGTTAAGTAACTTCTCTTGGGACCATATAGCAAATCTTCTTATTGACATTTATCAGGAGGTTTTACATGAGAAACAAAGCTGA
- a CDS encoding ribbon-helix-helix domain-containing protein, with protein sequence MLKTYAVKLEERQIEALKKLSQETKIPPAELLRQAVDLLLEKWQRDRERLEFLKRVDEDLEEDRSAMERLSRL encoded by the coding sequence ATGCTTAAGACCTATGCTGTCAAACTGGAGGAGCGCCAGATCGAGGCGCTGAAAAAGCTCTCCCAGGAGACGAAGATCCCCCCGGCAGAGCTCCTGCGCCAGGCGGTCGATCTGTTGCTGGAGAAGTGGCAGCGCGATCGGGAGCGGCTGGAGTTCCTAAAGCGCGTGGATGAGGACCTGGAGGAGGACCGCTCAGCGATGGAGCGCCTATCCCGACTATGA
- a CDS encoding FkbM family methyltransferase, with the protein MRNKADVLNRAGRILRSLGIRPSKLPGGRYFFRVLSALVGDLTIKVEGLYLTGSFWHRRELWKMQEGYYEKFTMQLFKKTLAPGMVVCDIGAHIGFYSLIAARKVGSRGRVYAFEPDPRTFPYLVRNIKQNGFSELIVPVKKAVSNQEGVLRLHLDEVTGGDTSLFHRDTSGRTIEVQSIKLDDFLPNQVKVDVIKMDIEGGETVALEGMENVLKRSSDVKMFVECNPDMLHKAGSSVEDLLLKLHSLGFEVKVINDELERLEMVESSEIYAMAKNAKGPTWSVNLYCSKIQGD; encoded by the coding sequence ATGAGAAACAAAGCTGATGTCCTAAACAGGGCTGGGCGAATTCTAAGGAGCTTGGGTATACGTCCTTCGAAGCTCCCAGGCGGCAGGTATTTCTTTAGAGTACTTAGTGCGCTTGTGGGAGATCTGACCATTAAAGTAGAGGGATTATACTTAACTGGTTCGTTTTGGCATCGTCGTGAACTTTGGAAAATGCAAGAGGGCTACTATGAAAAGTTTACAATGCAACTCTTTAAAAAAACACTTGCTCCGGGGATGGTTGTATGTGACATCGGTGCTCACATAGGTTTTTATTCATTAATAGCTGCTCGGAAAGTTGGTTCACGAGGGCGGGTGTATGCGTTTGAGCCAGATCCTCGTACTTTTCCATATTTAGTGCGTAATATTAAGCAGAATGGCTTTTCTGAACTTATTGTGCCGGTTAAAAAGGCTGTATCAAATCAGGAGGGAGTTTTAAGGCTCCACTTAGATGAAGTTACCGGTGGAGACACAAGCTTGTTTCACCGTGACACTTCAGGACGTACTATAGAAGTCCAAAGTATCAAGCTAGATGATTTTTTGCCAAATCAAGTAAAGGTTGATGTTATAAAAATGGATATAGAAGGAGGAGAAACGGTTGCCTTAGAGGGGATGGAAAATGTACTCAAGAGAAGTAGCGATGTAAAAATGTTTGTAGAATGTAATCCTGATATGCTTCACAAGGCAGGATCAAGCGTCGAAGATTTGCTCCTAAAGTTACATTCACTAGGTTTTGAAGTTAAGGTAATAAATGATGAGCTCGAAAGATTGGAAATGGTCGAGTCTTCGGAGATTTACGCTATGGCAAAGAATGCAAAAGGTCCTACTTGGTCTGTAAATCTGTACTGCTCAAAGATTCAGGGGGATTAA
- a CDS encoding glycosyltransferase family 4 protein, with amino-acid sequence MGRPKIAVIHSGTKWIGGAEAVAVWTLEALKRDYEVTVVSTSELPVKQINQYYGTSLDPGEFRSIVVPLPFGLHKTSAFWYLRRLMLMSRFQKRVNEYDLCISTYYEMDFGRRGIQYVHSPAVAAGIVSGLNDFLDEPQRSLLKKAYRKLAANIFHFSVDKIRQNVTLVNSKWTGQLIKRAYGVEPIVVYPPVSMEYPRIPWEEREDGFVCIGRIAPSKRIDMIIRILKRVRELGWNIHLHVVGERWDINYAKKIEKMAKENASWVFLEGRLERERLANLVASHKYGIHGMKNEHFGIAVAEMVKAGNIVFVPNDGGQVEIVDSELLTYQIEEEAIKKIMHILDNKRVQASLRKHLGKRAGMFSATYYIKEIKKIVKQVL; translated from the coding sequence ATGGGGCGCCCTAAGATAGCCGTTATACACAGTGGAACGAAGTGGATAGGAGGGGCTGAAGCGGTTGCTGTTTGGACTTTAGAAGCGCTTAAACGTGATTATGAAGTTACCGTAGTTTCAACAAGTGAATTGCCCGTTAAACAAATCAATCAGTATTATGGTACATCTCTAGATCCGGGTGAGTTTCGCTCCATTGTAGTTCCTCTGCCATTCGGGCTTCACAAAACATCGGCGTTTTGGTATCTGAGGCGACTTATGTTGATGTCCCGTTTCCAAAAAAGAGTCAATGAATATGATCTATGTATTAGCACTTACTACGAAATGGATTTCGGGCGAAGAGGGATTCAGTATGTCCATTCTCCCGCAGTTGCGGCTGGGATAGTTAGCGGTTTAAATGATTTTTTAGATGAACCTCAACGATCGCTTCTTAAGAAGGCTTATAGGAAGCTGGCGGCAAATATCTTCCATTTTTCCGTTGACAAAATAAGACAAAATGTTACCTTAGTAAACTCAAAGTGGACAGGACAACTCATCAAACGGGCTTATGGTGTTGAACCGATTGTAGTTTACCCACCAGTGTCAATGGAGTATCCTCGGATTCCTTGGGAGGAAAGAGAAGACGGATTTGTATGTATCGGACGGATAGCACCCTCAAAGCGAATCGATATGATTATTCGAATACTGAAGCGTGTGAGGGAATTGGGGTGGAATATACATCTCCATGTTGTTGGCGAAAGATGGGATATCAATTATGCAAAGAAGATAGAAAAAATGGCAAAAGAAAATGCGTCGTGGGTGTTTCTCGAAGGGCGACTTGAGAGAGAACGCCTTGCAAACCTCGTAGCAAGTCATAAATATGGTATCCACGGAATGAAAAATGAGCACTTTGGCATCGCGGTAGCTGAGATGGTGAAAGCTGGTAACATTGTCTTTGTGCCAAATGATGGAGGACAGGTAGAGATCGTAGATAGTGAACTACTTACCTACCAAATAGAAGAAGAGGCCATAAAAAAAATCATGCATATTTTAGACAACAAAAGAGTTCAAGCGTCACTCCGTAAACACTTAGGAAAAAGAGCAGGGATGTTTTCCGCAACTTACTATATAAAAGAAATAAAAAAAATTGTGAAACAAGTGCTATGA
- a CDS encoding type II toxin-antitoxin system HicA family toxin, producing MSKLRPLSSEDVLRALKEAGFEITRQRGSHVRLKHRDGRVVTVPMHKEIGRGLLRKIIRDAELSVEEFLNLL from the coding sequence ATGAGCAAGCTTCGCCCCTTGTCATCTGAGGATGTCCTGCGGGCACTGAAAGAGGCGGGTTTTGAGATAACAAGACAACGGGGAAGCCACGTTCGGCTCAAACATCGGGATGGCCGTGTGGTAACGGTGCCGATGCACAAGGAAATCGGTCGTGGGCTTTTACGCAAGATCATTCGAGATGCTGAGCTTTCCGTAGAGGAGTTCCTTAACCTCCTTTGA
- a CDS encoding nucleotidyltransferase family protein → MARFSPYLLDRALARAREEREQRRKGRLTAVFQALERLSRLIPFEEAYIFGSLTKPYRYFADSDVDIAFIGLRDEDFFRAMAFLSRELGTEVDILQLEGHPLRDKVVKEGIRWKRSD, encoded by the coding sequence ATGGCCCGTTTTTCCCCCTATCTGCTTGACCGTGCCCTCGCCAGGGCGAGGGAGGAGAGGGAGCAGCGACGGAAGGGGCGGTTGACGGCCGTCTTCCAGGCCCTCGAGCGGCTATCTCGCCTGATACCTTTTGAGGAGGCATATATCTTCGGCTCGCTGACCAAACCATATCGATATTTCGCCGATTCCGATGTCGATATAGCCTTTATCGGCTTGAGGGATGAGGATTTCTTTCGGGCGATGGCCTTCCTCTCGCGGGAACTCGGGACTGAGGTGGATATCCTCCAGCTGGAGGGCCATCCGCTGCGGGATAAGGTCGTTAAGGAAGGTATCAGATGGAAGAGGAGCGACTGA
- a CDS encoding glycosyltransferase, whose protein sequence is MDILVLSPTLPWPLNMGSKIRIYYVLRELARAEHEVTLLSLAHEPYGETDLKALEPYCAELHVVPVEHRTRLRAALRAFFSTKPYRVAKFESPGFRRRVAETLRGKRWDVVWVHFLETLAYLPLEELKEKGFILVLDQHNADERFWATYAREGPPWVRLFALQNLWKLRQFQDEVLRWVDVVLSVSREDAEFTRLRLPNLSTEVWVVPNGVDTGSLRPSREEPRANRVIFCGAMDALMNEDAVEWFARRIFPKVREAVPDAEFWIVGRDPTPKVRALEALPGVRVTGRVEDVRPYYAKAKVAVAPFRYGGGTKLKVLEAMALGVPVVATPVGCQGIEAVPGKHLFVEEDGEKFAQRVVTLLQDEEFQKHMATQARQLVEQKYSWRSIMESAIVWLEQLVIA, encoded by the coding sequence ATGGATATTTTGGTGCTTTCCCCAACCCTCCCTTGGCCCCTAAACATGGGAAGTAAGATTCGGATCTACTATGTCCTGCGGGAGCTGGCCCGGGCCGAACACGAAGTGACACTCCTAAGCCTGGCACATGAGCCCTATGGGGAGACCGATCTGAAAGCTCTTGAGCCCTATTGTGCTGAACTGCACGTCGTCCCGGTTGAGCACAGAACCCGCTTGCGGGCCGCTTTGCGGGCGTTCTTCTCCACCAAACCTTACAGGGTGGCCAAGTTCGAGAGCCCGGGGTTCAGGCGGCGCGTGGCAGAAACCCTTAGGGGAAAAAGATGGGATGTGGTCTGGGTCCACTTTTTGGAGACACTGGCCTATCTCCCCTTAGAAGAGCTAAAAGAAAAGGGCTTCATCCTAGTCCTTGACCAGCACAACGCCGACGAGCGCTTCTGGGCCACCTATGCCCGAGAAGGCCCTCCTTGGGTCCGGCTCTTCGCCCTCCAGAATTTGTGGAAGCTCCGCCAGTTCCAAGATGAAGTTCTGCGATGGGTCGATGTGGTGTTGAGCGTCTCCAGAGAGGATGCGGAATTCACCCGCTTGAGGCTCCCGAATCTTTCCACGGAAGTCTGGGTGGTGCCCAACGGCGTGGACACCGGGAGCCTTCGGCCGTCGAGGGAGGAGCCGCGGGCCAACCGGGTGATCTTCTGCGGGGCGATGGACGCGCTGATGAACGAGGACGCGGTAGAGTGGTTCGCCCGGCGGATCTTTCCAAAGGTGCGAGAAGCCGTTCCCGACGCGGAGTTCTGGATCGTGGGGCGAGATCCTACGCCCAAGGTGCGGGCGCTGGAGGCGCTCCCGGGGGTGAGGGTGACCGGGCGGGTGGAGGACGTGCGGCCCTACTATGCAAAGGCGAAGGTGGCCGTGGCCCCGTTCCGCTACGGCGGGGGGACGAAGTTGAAAGTGTTGGAAGCTATGGCCTTAGGGGTCCCGGTGGTGGCTACCCCGGTGGGCTGCCAGGGGATCGAGGCCGTGCCGGGAAAGCACCTCTTCGTGGAAGAGGATGGAGAAAAATTTGCCCAGCGGGTGGTCACACTGCTTCAAGACGAGGAATTCCAGAAACACATGGCAACTCAAGCCCGTCAGCTTGTGGAGCAAAAATATAGCTGGCGGAGCATTATGGAAAGCGCGATTGTATGGCTAGAACAACTCGTGATAGCTTGA
- a CDS encoding nucleotidyltransferase family protein, whose product MARILVECGAKKVLLFGSVARGEERPGSDVDLACEGLPPERFFEALGKLLLSTGKDVDLIDLDKAKGPLCKRIEKEGVSLYEAK is encoded by the coding sequence TTGGCCCGGATCCTCGTGGAGTGCGGGGCCAAAAAGGTTTTGTTGTTTGGCTCTGTAGCTAGAGGGGAGGAGAGGCCCGGGTCGGATGTGGACCTCGCATGTGAGGGTCTGCCTCCTGAACGGTTCTTCGAAGCCCTTGGGAAATTGCTCTTGTCCACAGGGAAGGATGTCGACTTGATCGATCTTGATAAGGCCAAAGGGCCGCTGTGCAAGCGTATAGAGAAGGAAGGAGTTTCGCTTTATGAAGCGAAGTGA